From the genome of Aerococcus urinaehominis:
GGATTCGACAGGCGACTCCCGGTGTATGACTACTATCCGCAGGTGACGACTGCGTAATAACGTCTCAGAGTAAAATTAACTGACAAAAACGAAAACCAAACTTTAGCTTTCGCTGCCTAAAAACAGTGAGCTAAGATCCGTCTAGCATCACCTATGTGCTAGGTCCGGGTCCTATTGCAGTAGGTTACGCCCTGAGCTTCCACCTGGAGCATAGGGGAAGAGATTAACCAGGTCCGCCAAGGGAAGCGGTTGTTGCTGTCCGCTCCTACGGCTAAACTAAACAGACAACTATGATGGTAAAAGTTGTATAACTGGCTCGTCTGGACAGGGGTTCGACTCCCCTCACCTCCATGAAGGCTTAATTGAGAAGCCGCACCAACAAGTAAAAACGGAGCTAATCGTTGATAAAATAACGATTAGCTCCGTTTTTACTTGTTTGGTTAATTGATAAAAGGGCATATTTGACAAATATTTTGCACTCATTTTGCACCGTATAATACTAGTAATAAGTTATAACAAAGCGACCTATTTTATCGTGTCTCAAAACACTACACTAATTAAGCAAAAACATGTATAGAACTACCGCCCACGACGCTATTTTTAATATGCACTACTCTAACGAGGCTAGAATGTGTAGAGAAATATCGCACCTACTGCAGATCCCTAAATTCACTACCTTAAATAGGGGAGAACGTGTAGAGAATCGTCACATCCAATATCAAACACCAGAATTCACTACCTAAAATAGACCAGATTATGTAGAGAAAAGCCGCACTTGAACCTTTCTGTTCCAATTTACTATCCTAACTAGGTTAGATCGTGTAGAGACCGCCACCTCCAGAGCCAGTTCCTCAATTCACTGTCCTAACTTACCCATAAAGTGTAGTGAATACTCTAAGCTATTTAAGCCAAATGCTAAAAAGCCCACTACCTCAAAACACCACAAAAAAAGCTAGGCGATTAGCCTAGCTTTCTCTATATCTATACTATTTTAAATCTTTCAAACGGGCATTTTTAACATCTGCGATGGTTTGGGTACCAGCTAATTGCATCACGCGTTGTAGGTCTTTTTCGAAGTATTCAAAGACTGATTTAACACCTTTCCAACCGCCTAAGGCAAGAGAGAAGAGGACAGGGCGACCGATAGCAATGATGTCAGCACCTGATGCCAGAGCCTTGAAGATGTGCTCGCCACGGCGCACACCTGAGTCAAAGACGATTGGTACACGGCCAGCAACTGCTTCAGCGATTTCTTCAAGTACTTCAAATGAACCTGGGGCACCATCTAATTGACGACCACCGTGGTTAGATACCCAGATACCGTCAGCGCCATTGGCAATACCAGCGATGGCATCTTCAGGTGTTTGTACACCTTTAAGGAAAACAGGTAGGCCAGAGTATTCTTTAATGAAGCGAATATCATCTAGGTCGATTTTTTGTTTAGATTGACCGTAGATATTATTTAAGGACATATTGGCACCAGTACCGGTTAGGTAGCGAGATACGATTGGCATACCGAATGGGTAAACGAATTGGTTTTTATCATCGCGGTCCCGGTTACCTGAAACCGTTGCATCTGCAGTTAGGATGATAGCAGAAGCACCGTCCTTTTTAGCTTCGTCTAAGATATTTTTATTTAATTCATCATCTTTAGACATGTAGATTTGGAACCAACGTGGGGTATCACCTAGACCAGCGTCAATTTCTTCAAAGCTGGCACCTGAATATGCTGAGATTGACATCAATGAACCGCCAAATTCGGCAATCCCTTTAGCTGTACCTGCTTCTTTAGATTCGTGGGCTAAACCGTGGGCAGCGATCGGCGCCATAATGAATGGTACTTTTAATTCGTGCTCAAAGATACGAGTATGGGTATCAGGGAATTCAACATTAGCAGCAACACGTGGTAAGATGCCTTTATAGTTGAAGCACTCCACATTACGGCGGAGGGTGAACTCATCACCAGAGCCACCAGCCATGTAGTTGAAACCACCGTGAGGGACGATTTCACCAGCCATATCCTCTAACTCGATGGTATTAATAATGTTTAATTCTTTCACTTCACTTGGGGCGTTGTAGTTAATTTCTGACATAATAATTACTCCTTTAAATATATAATTGCTTAAACTTGCCAGAACTTAATGGCGCCTGGCAGCCATGTTATCAATCTAAACTAAAGACCTTGCCTGGATTTAACATATTATCTGGGTCCAGGGCTTGTTTAATACTTTTCAGGACCTGCATATAGCTTTCGTCCTTGAAGTAGTGGAGGTATTCTTTCTTCTCTAGGCCAACACCGTGTTCAGCCGAGAGTAGGCCACCTTTTTCGGCCACATAAGGGAAGAGGTCATTTTCATAGGCTTTTTTAGTATCTGCCCATTCCTGGTCATTTTGGTCATCACGGAGGACACAAATATGGATATTACCGTCACCAGCATGACCGAAGAAACCAGTTTGGACATTATATATTTCGCCTAAACGTTTGCCTTCGACTACTAGGTTAGTAAACTCATGGTTAGGAACGACTGGGTCGTACATCTTCCAGTCACCACGGTTGGTGATGCCGTTAAGGATGTTGTCGCGGATTTCCCACATGGCTACAGCCTCTGTTTCAGATAACTCGCGAACTTCCACCGCACCAGCTAGCTGACCTAATTGCTCAATGGCTTGGACTTGGAAATCAAGGCCATCAGCTGAGTTCTCTGCTACAGTGGTTAGTAGGAAGGCTTCACCTTTAACTTCAGGCATTTTCTTATTAATAAACTCTTCAGAATAACGGATACCTGACTCCTCTAAGAGCTCCAGGGCAACAGGTTGAACAGGCGATTTAACCACCTCATAGATGGCATTAGCCACACCATCTAGGCTAGGGAAGCCCATAATAATTGATTTTTCAAAGGCAGGTCTTGGTAAAATCTTCAATTGGAATTCGGTCATGATACCCAGGGTACCTTCAGTACCGATGAATAAATCCTTAAGATCATAGGCAGTGGCGTCTTTTTTGTTTAAAGAACCAGCATGGAGTTTTTCACCATTAGCTAAAACCACATCGAAGCCGCGGATATTATCTCGGGTCACGCCGTATGAGATAGCCCGCATGCCACCAGCGTTGGTAGCTGCTGTCCCACCAATAGAAGCATTTTTATTGCCAGGGTCAGGTGCATAGAAGTAAGGGGTCTCGGCTAAAAATTCTCTGAATTGAGCTAGAGTTACGCCGGCCTGAACATTTAAAGTCAGGGTTTTATCATCTAAGCCGAGGATTTTATCCATTTTTTCTAGGCTAATCAACCAGGCATTATCCTGTGGGTAAGTAGCTGAGGTGAGTCCGGTTTGGCTACCAACTGTCACTACTTTCTTACCAGCCTGTTTAGCTTCTTTCATAAAGTCTTGAACTTCTTCAGTAGATTTTGGAAAGGCAATTAACTCGGCTGAACCAGCTTGGTCTTCTTCCATGTAGGTTTTTAAGTATTTATCGGCAACAGTTTTGTCTATTTCCATTGGCGTCCCTCCTGTAATGTAAGTGTTTACATAAATATCTTACCTGAAAGAAATTGAAAGTCAACGCTAGATAAAAAAATCATTCGAATTCTAAGTGACGTGAAAACAATCACATAACTGAAATAGTGACGGACTAGGTTTCAGCAAAAAACAAATTGTATTTTAAGCCCTTACATTACTTGTATATAAATGATGTATACCTTTACATTTTTAGATAGCTTTGAGCTAGAAATAGTGAATAATTTATTGTCGTCAAGTAAAAAGCTATGATAAGTGGGACTATATATGAAGGAAATTATTTTTATTAAAAATATTGATAAATATTGAATGGGCTATTGTATTTGGATATCTGATGTTCTATAATGTAATATTTTGCTTTCTGGAATTTATTTGTCATTTATGTTATACTTATATATAGATGCAAGGTACTAGAGAGAAAGAGGCGTTGGTATGACCATCAAAGTAACTCCAGATATGCAGACATTAGTAGAGTCGGAATTGCGACGGGGCACGAGCAAGTCTCGAATTGCCAGTTTGCTAGAACTAACCTATGAAGAGGCTTCAGAGGTGATTGACCAAGTCAATGAAGCCATCCGTCCCGATATTGGCGACGTAATTCGCTTCTCTTTTAGAGAATGCTCTATGGCTGGTCGCATTGAAAAATTATTGACTAATTCTGCGGTTGTTGTGATAAATTGGGATTATTCAGATCGAACTATGTACGATACTTGCGAAGATCGTACCATCGTTAACTTTAAAGATATTGAGGAATTTGTAAATGTTGAGGCAGGCTAAGCTTGTCTGTTTAAAAAAGGGTTTCAGCTTTGGCTGAAACCCTTTTCTTTTT
Proteins encoded in this window:
- a CDS encoding alpha-hydroxy-acid oxidizing protein → MSEINYNAPSEVKELNIINTIELEDMAGEIVPHGGFNYMAGGSGDEFTLRRNVECFNYKGILPRVAANVEFPDTHTRIFEHELKVPFIMAPIAAHGLAHESKEAGTAKGIAEFGGSLMSISAYSGASFEEIDAGLGDTPRWFQIYMSKDDELNKNILDEAKKDGASAIILTADATVSGNRDRDDKNQFVYPFGMPIVSRYLTGTGANMSLNNIYGQSKQKIDLDDIRFIKEYSGLPVFLKGVQTPEDAIAGIANGADGIWVSNHGGRQLDGAPGSFEVLEEIAEAVAGRVPIVFDSGVRRGEHIFKALASGADIIAIGRPVLFSLALGGWKGVKSVFEYFEKDLQRVMQLAGTQTIADVKNARLKDLK
- a CDS encoding FAD-binding oxidoreductase, with amino-acid sequence MEIDKTVADKYLKTYMEEDQAGSAELIAFPKSTEEVQDFMKEAKQAGKKVVTVGSQTGLTSATYPQDNAWLISLEKMDKILGLDDKTLTLNVQAGVTLAQFREFLAETPYFYAPDPGNKNASIGGTAATNAGGMRAISYGVTRDNIRGFDVVLANGEKLHAGSLNKKDATAYDLKDLFIGTEGTLGIMTEFQLKILPRPAFEKSIIMGFPSLDGVANAIYEVVKSPVQPVALELLEESGIRYSEEFINKKMPEVKGEAFLLTTVAENSADGLDFQVQAIEQLGQLAGAVEVRELSETEAVAMWEIRDNILNGITNRGDWKMYDPVVPNHEFTNLVVEGKRLGEIYNVQTGFFGHAGDGNIHICVLRDDQNDQEWADTKKAYENDLFPYVAEKGGLLSAEHGVGLEKKEYLHYFKDESYMQVLKSIKQALDPDNMLNPGKVFSLD
- a CDS encoding DUF2187 family protein, coding for MTIKVTPDMQTLVESELRRGTSKSRIASLLELTYEEASEVIDQVNEAIRPDIGDVIRFSFRECSMAGRIEKLLTNSAVVVINWDYSDRTMYDTCEDRTIVNFKDIEEFVNVEAG